A portion of the Lolium rigidum isolate FL_2022 chromosome 1, APGP_CSIRO_Lrig_0.1, whole genome shotgun sequence genome contains these proteins:
- the LOC124664251 gene encoding uncharacterized protein LOC124664251: MGLEVAEISELAALRPIQTTAVSGTLATAAGADDHDAADVADTGCVTPTARATAGEAKDDAAGDGIGCATPTASEPEAAPQPDGGADDASCYATPMACRTTMPLDVCEFDAVAAAGDAAAAVNFTTPTSDESALRPATVCPPAPRKLPPALKRKLAPLQQRLFYPVPLDLASVFKPAPAPAPPATKKMRAHVVEPSLPQLGT; the protein is encoded by the coding sequence ATGGGCCTCGAGGTCGCGGAAATCTCTGAATTGGCCGCGCTCCGGCCGATCCAGACTACGGCCGTCAGCGGTACGCTTGCCACGGCAGCGGGAGCTGACGACCACGATGCTGCCGACGTCGCCGACACTGGCTGCGTCACACCGACGGCCAGAGCCACGGCCGGAGAAGCCAAAGACGATGCTGCCGGCGACGGCATTGGctgcgctacgccgacggcgagcGAACCCGAGGCGGCACCGCAGCCAGATGGTGGTGCCGACGACGCCAGCTGCTACGCTACGCCGATGGCGTGTCGAACCACCATGCCGCTAGACGTCTGTGAATTCGACGCCGTCGCTGCTGCCGGCGACGCAGCAGCTGCGGTGAACTTCACCACGCCGACGTCGGACGAGTCCGCGCTAAGGCCGGCCACGGTGTGCCCGCCGGCGCCGCGGAAGCTGCCCCCGGCGCTGAAGAGGAAGCTGGCGCCGCTGCAGCAGCGGCTCTTCTACCCGGTGCCGCTCGACCTGGCCAGCGTGTTcaagccggcgccggcgccggcgccgcctgcCACCAAGAAGATGCGGGCGCACGTCGTGGAGCCATCGCTGCCTCAGCTGGGCACGTGA